In Arthrobacter citreus, a single genomic region encodes these proteins:
- a CDS encoding DUF3918 family protein, which yields MARKSSLLGLGLGAGALAMKLAYDNKWLSSKNMKRMRKSLKKML from the coding sequence ATGGCTAGAAAAAGCTCTTTATTAGGTTTAGGTTTAGGTGCAGGTGCACTTGCGATGAAATTGGCGTACGACAATAAATGGCTTTCTTCAAAAAACATGAAACGCATGAGAAAGTCATTGAAAAAAATGCTTTAA
- a CDS encoding AI-2E family transporter, translating into MDGLKLKWIYRLCLILLIGLVGIVFYYLKPVYLHIVIGILKSMVPFLIGLVIAYLLHPAIEYIHRKGLKRVYAILLIYFLFFGGCVLGLYLLLPIFKQQWEDILRSFPKVMALYDQFLSKIEKKTSRMPIFLHNRIDLMINGAEKSGLSLLNKSGVWMKQLVNNIISLFIIPFIVFYFLKDYKVLTKMLWKIIPYKWRYETKGMAKELDNTFGKYIRGQILVCFLLFVLATIFLWIVRMKYALVLGVIIGITDIIPYFGPVIGAVPTLFLAASEGTSLLIRVGIILIILQLIEGNVLSPLIIGKSIHTHPVIIMFSLLVAGEVAGFVGLLLAVPLLVVVISVIRYFSNRKERLST; encoded by the coding sequence ATGGACGGGTTAAAATTAAAGTGGATTTATCGATTATGTTTAATTCTATTAATTGGATTAGTTGGTATTGTATTTTATTATTTAAAACCAGTTTACTTACATATTGTGATTGGTATTTTGAAGTCGATGGTGCCGTTTTTGATTGGACTAGTTATTGCTTATTTATTGCACCCAGCAATTGAATACATTCATAGAAAAGGGTTAAAACGAGTATATGCGATTTTACTTATTTATTTTTTATTTTTTGGTGGATGTGTACTAGGATTATATTTGCTATTACCAATCTTCAAACAACAATGGGAAGATATATTGCGATCTTTCCCAAAAGTAATGGCATTATATGATCAGTTTTTATCTAAAATTGAGAAGAAAACTTCAAGAATGCCAATTTTTCTTCACAATCGAATTGATTTAATGATTAATGGGGCTGAAAAATCTGGTTTATCATTATTGAATAAATCAGGGGTATGGATGAAACAATTAGTAAACAATATTATTTCGCTCTTTATTATTCCATTTATCGTGTTTTACTTTTTAAAAGATTATAAGGTCTTAACGAAAATGTTATGGAAAATAATACCTTATAAATGGCGTTATGAAACAAAGGGTATGGCAAAGGAACTTGACAATACATTTGGAAAATATATACGCGGTCAAATATTAGTTTGCTTTTTGCTTTTTGTTTTAGCAACAATTTTTCTTTGGATTGTTCGAATGAAATATGCTCTAGTGTTAGGGGTAATCATTGGCATAACAGATATAATTCCTTATTTTGGTCCAGTAATTGGAGCTGTACCAACTTTATTTTTAGCTGCTTCAGAAGGTACAAGTTTACTAATTAGAGTAGGTATTATATTAATTATTTTACAATTAATCGAAGGGAATGTTCTTTCTCCACTTATTATTGGGAAATCGATTCATACTCACCCGGTAATCATCATGTTTTCTCTCCTAGTTGCAGGTGAAGTAGCCGGGTTTGTAGGATTACTACTTGCTGTTCCATTGCTTGTTGTCGTCATTTCCGTTATACGGTATTTCAGTAATAGAAAAGAGCGACTCTCAACTTGA
- a CDS encoding ATP-dependent RecD-like DNA helicase — protein sequence MQTQSEMELFVDETPYIKGNVTTIIFYNAENFYTVAKVKVVDTNLSNCEQEMTITGNIPRMNEDESYTFKGILKDHPRYGKQFQISSFEKELPSTKKGVIQYLSSDLFKGIGKKTAEKIVDHLGEGAINKILDKSDSLEGVPGLAKAKAKEIYETILSHQGLEKVISFLSSYGIGTGLSIKIYKTYNESTLDVIRTNPFKLIEDVDGIGFGRADEIGRAIGITGNHPDRIRAGCIYILEHLSMQEGHVYITQDQFIDETRQLLMKQDKELVEALDISREMKRLVADGKLVMEDERIYLAALYYAEKGIVNAIQKLLSSAPDLGEMTESRFVKELEELEAKMKVKYAPSQAEAIKKAMESAMMVLTGGPGTGKTTVIKGIVNLFSKIHELSLDQHSYPKDDPFPYLLAAPTGRAAKRMSEATGLPAVTIHRLLGWTREGEFSHHEDNPLNGKLLIIDEFSMVDVWLGNQLLKSIPEGCQVIFVGDEDQLPSVGPGQVLKDLLNSGTVPTVRLKDIYRQSEDSSIITLAHYIKDGTISEDLFEQRKDRSFIGCSSQQVVEVVKKVCENANKKGFPVRDIQVLAPMYRGPAGIDALNVGLQEVFNPKKEKQREMHFGDTTYRTGDKVLQLVNVPENNVFNGDMGEIVNIFFAKENVEQQDIIIVSFDGNEVTYTRPDFSQLTLAYCCSIHKSQGSEFDIIVLPIVKSYYRMLRRNLIYTAVTRSKKFLIICGEQDAFIQGIGRTDDGQRQTTLCMKLKGIENGEVQLDNDLPFQLSDELPNLSPYDFM from the coding sequence ATGCAAACGCAAAGTGAAATGGAATTGTTTGTTGATGAAACACCTTATATTAAAGGAAATGTCACAACAATCATCTTTTATAATGCAGAAAATTTTTATACTGTTGCAAAGGTAAAAGTGGTCGATACAAATTTATCAAATTGTGAACAGGAAATGACCATTACTGGGAATATTCCAAGAATGAATGAAGATGAGTCATATACATTTAAAGGGATTCTAAAAGACCATCCAAGGTATGGTAAACAATTTCAAATTTCTTCGTTTGAAAAAGAGCTTCCATCTACTAAAAAAGGTGTTATCCAATATTTATCATCAGATTTGTTTAAAGGAATTGGAAAGAAAACGGCCGAAAAAATTGTTGATCATCTAGGTGAAGGTGCAATTAATAAAATTTTAGATAAATCTGATAGCTTAGAAGGGGTTCCAGGGCTAGCAAAAGCAAAGGCTAAAGAAATTTATGAGACCATTTTATCTCATCAAGGTCTTGAAAAAGTAATAAGCTTTCTAAGTAGCTACGGTATAGGTACAGGCTTATCGATTAAAATTTATAAGACTTATAATGAATCAACTCTAGATGTTATACGAACAAATCCATTTAAGTTGATTGAAGATGTAGATGGAATTGGTTTTGGAAGAGCAGATGAAATTGGTCGAGCAATCGGAATTACTGGAAATCATCCTGATCGAATACGAGCGGGTTGTATTTATATATTAGAGCATTTATCGATGCAAGAAGGACATGTTTATATTACACAAGACCAGTTTATTGACGAAACTAGACAATTATTAATGAAACAAGATAAAGAGCTTGTCGAAGCACTCGACATTTCTCGGGAAATGAAACGTTTAGTAGCAGACGGCAAGCTAGTAATGGAAGACGAGCGGATTTATTTAGCTGCGCTTTATTACGCAGAAAAAGGGATTGTGAATGCAATCCAAAAATTATTAAGCAGTGCTCCAGATTTAGGTGAAATGACTGAATCGAGATTTGTAAAAGAGCTAGAAGAACTTGAAGCAAAGATGAAAGTGAAATATGCACCTTCGCAAGCAGAAGCAATTAAAAAGGCGATGGAGTCAGCGATGATGGTTTTAACAGGTGGGCCTGGGACAGGGAAAACGACAGTAATAAAAGGCATTGTAAATCTTTTCTCGAAAATTCATGAACTATCATTAGATCAACATTCTTACCCAAAAGATGATCCATTCCCATATTTGCTGGCTGCGCCTACTGGAAGAGCTGCAAAACGCATGAGCGAAGCAACAGGATTACCAGCAGTTACAATTCATCGTTTGCTTGGTTGGACAAGAGAGGGCGAGTTTAGCCATCACGAGGACAATCCTTTAAATGGAAAATTACTGATCATTGATGAGTTTTCAATGGTTGATGTTTGGTTAGGGAATCAACTGTTGAAAAGTATCCCAGAAGGCTGCCAAGTGATCTTTGTAGGGGATGAGGATCAATTACCGTCAGTTGGTCCAGGTCAAGTATTAAAGGATTTATTAAACTCTGGGACAGTTCCAACAGTGAGATTAAAAGACATTTACCGTCAATCAGAAGATTCCTCGATTATTACACTTGCACATTATATAAAAGATGGAACAATTTCCGAGGATTTATTTGAGCAAAGAAAAGATCGTTCGTTTATCGGTTGTTCAAGTCAACAAGTTGTTGAAGTCGTCAAAAAGGTGTGTGAAAATGCCAATAAAAAAGGTTTTCCTGTAAGAGATATTCAAGTGCTAGCACCGATGTATCGCGGTCCAGCAGGAATTGATGCACTAAATGTTGGGTTGCAAGAGGTGTTTAACCCTAAAAAAGAAAAGCAGCGTGAAATGCATTTTGGAGATACAACTTACCGTACAGGTGATAAAGTACTCCAACTCGTAAATGTCCCTGAAAACAATGTTTTTAACGGTGATATGGGTGAGATCGTTAATATATTTTTCGCTAAAGAAAATGTAGAACAACAGGACATCATAATCGTTTCATTTGATGGAAATGAAGTGACCTATACTAGACCAGATTTTTCTCAATTAACACTTGCTTATTGTTGCTCAATCCATAAGTCACAAGGTAGTGAATTTGATATTATTGTGCTTCCGATTGTAAAAAGTTATTATCGAATGCTACGAAGAAATTTAATTTACACGGCAGTGACAAGAAGTAAGAAGTTCTTAATTATATGTGGTGAACAAGACGCATTTATTCAAGGGATCGGTCGAACGGATGATGGACAAAGACAAACTACACTATGTATGAAATTAAAAGGGATCGAAAATGGTGAAGTACAGTTAGATAATGATTTGCCATTTCAGCTTTCAGATGAATTACCAAATCTTTCACCTTATGATTTCATGTAA